In Leptospira licerasiae serovar Varillal str. VAR 010, the sequence GCTACCGATCTCAAAGAAAATCTGCAAATAGCGGAAATTCTTTATATAAATTAGAAAAAGTTTAAGAAGAAATTCTGTTTTTGAACTCTATCCAATTCGCCGAAAGCCGATCCGAAAAATCGGTATCCTTATATTTCTCATAAAACTGCTTTTCACCCAGATCCAAAAATCTGCCTGGGAAAATTTTACCGCCGAGTCTGTTTTGGGCGGAAAGTTTACGAAACGTATCCGCAAGATCATAAGTTTTGTTCGGTTCCAGATCGGAAAGACATTCTGCTTTCATCCAAGAAAGTCCCAAATAAAAATATCCTCCCACTTCGAATCGGACTAAATCGGCATGTAAGCTCAGGCCTGTGTAATTTGCATTTTCGGGAATTTTAGCTAAATATAATATACAGTCGAACTTTTTTTGATCTTCTTTGCTTGGCCAGGGATTAAATCCAGGCTCTGGAAAAAGAATAAAATCCGGATTTAAAATTAAAAAGTCGTCCTGTAAATTCCAGAATCTATCGATCCCTGTGCGAATTCCGCCGCCGGTTCCTAAAATTTCAGGAGTTTCCATCGAGAAATGTAGTCGGAAGTCCTTAAAATCTTTTAACTCTTCTTGGATTTTCTCGCCTAAATAATGTAGGTTTAAGATTCCGTCTTCTACGCCCCAGGATTTTGCATGAAATAGAGAATAATAGATGAGAGGAATATTATTGATCTTTAAAATAGGTTTAGGGAGCGACTTGGTCCATTCTCCCATTCTGGTCCCAAAACCCGCACATGGAAAAAATGCCTTCATCCTAGAGTTTTTCCAAAAATAGAGTATTATCGGATAATTCTTTTTTTAAAAGATGAAAGAATAAGAACAATTGATCCGGAAAAAGTCCTACTTGAACGATCTCTAATAGATTATCCAAACAGTTCAATACACTCTGTCTGTATTTATCCTGTTTCTTATCCGCCACCAACATAAAATAAGATCCTAGCGCTTTGTAAGATCTTTGTAAACACTGCAAATAATAACATTCTCTCGGTTTTTTGAATCTATTATCGCTTAGTTTTAGAAAGAGTAGAAAAAGTCCCTGTCTCATTGCAAATGGGATCGGCCTATAAGCGTCGTATAACAGACTGGAAAGATCGTAAAATGGAGTTCCCATTCTTGCGTCCTGGAAATCGATCAGAGTCAACTCTCCAGTAGGGGAAAGCATGATATTTCGAGCGTGAAAGTCCCTATGACAGAATACCTTCTCCTTATACTCCGCTAAAAATCCGGAAGCTTCTTCCAGAAAAAAAACCACCTCAGGTCTGAGCTTTGTCTTAAGTTTAAACATCTCGGAGAAGTTTATATATGAAGAAAATGTAAACTTATTTTCAAAATTCAATTTTTCATAGTCGAACTCCCGAGTGGAAACAGGAGGTTCCGGCCTGGTTTTTTGAAGGGAGACTAAAATTTCCAAAGATTTTACTAAGTAGGTCCTGTATTCTGCGTCTTCTCGGATAGAGCTTAGATCGGAATCTCCTTCGTCGGAAAGAAGCATGAGCTTATTGAATATATCTGTCTTATATATTTTAGGTACCTTGAAACCGTGGTGTTCTAGAAAATGGCCCACTTCTTGAAAGTCGTGCTGAAAGACTTGGTCTTTGCATAATATCTTTGTAGAACTGTCCGGATATGTTGCTCGATAATATCTGCGTGCGGAAGCCTCCGGATTGATTGAGTCTATCTTTTCAGGAAATTTTCCGTCTATCGCAAGGAAGCGAAAATCTATCTCGCTTAAAACTTCGTTCATAGCCACGTATGGCTAGTTCTGCAATTTGTCCGGAAAGACCAAGCGGAATTCGGTGCCTTTTTCCGGCTCAGAATCGATTTCTATTCTAATTCCGAACACGTCAGCTATCTCTTTTGCTACGAACATTCCAAGGCCTGTACCTTGGCCGGTTTTTTTAGTAGTGAAATAGGGTTGGAATATTTTATTCAAAATATCTTTGCTCATCCCGATCCCGTTATCCTTGATCTTAACCATTGGATGATGATTTTTTTCGCCCACAGAGATCTCAATTCTTCCTTTGTTATCCGTTGCATCCGCTGAATTTAAAAAGATATTAGAGAATAAAAGACTCAATTGATCCGCGTTAGAATGTACGGATGTTCTTTCGGAATTTCTATTAAATACGATCTCGCAATATTTTAAACGGGTTGTCTTTCTGAAAACCTCTATTACGGATTCCACTACTTCGTTTAGATCCAGATCTTCTTTGTCTCTACCTGAATCTCCAGGTTTTCCGAGTTGTAATAGGTTGAAAGTGAGATTCTTCAGTTTGGTGATCTGGTTCCAAGTGACCGAGATTGCTTTGTCTTTAATCGGTTCGTCGGCATCCGGAAGTCTTGCAACTTCTATAAATCCTTGGATGGCTGTGAGTGCGTTATTGATCTCATGACCGATACTAGATGCGATTGTCGTTAAGAACGCTCTTCTTTCTGCATCAATGAGTTTTTCGGAGATGATATTCTTTTGAGTGATATCTCTTGCGATCCCGGTATAATATGTTTTACCGTTCAATTCGTATCTACATACCGAAATATCGAAATTGAATTTTTCTCCGTTTCGACTGATCAATTCCGCATTATGCAATCTTGCTATATTATGATCCGATTTACGGCTCATCAAATGAGCGATCCTTTCCAGATACGCCTCTGTGTTCTCTTCAGAGATCAGAAGTGTGATCTTTTGTCCTACGATCTCATTCTCTTCATATCCGAAATTTCGGACGGCAGCTTCGTTCGCTCCCCGGATCAATAGATCTTCATCCAAAGTGATCACGCAGTCGCCGGTAGTTTCTAAGATTAAACTATTACGATAATTTAAATCTTTGGATTGTTGTGCAAGATGGGTTTTTTCTCGGACCGCTTTCAGGATCTTTTTGGATTTTCTATCTCTATCCTCTTTTTCTTTACGGGCATTCTCCAGAGCGGCTAGAATGTTTTGTCTACTGACAGGTTTGGAAATATAATCGAATACTCTATTTCTAAGAGCTTCTTCCGCAGTATGAAGTTGAGGGTTGCCTGTAATAAGTATGACGGGAATATTAGAATTATATTTTTTGATCTCTCTTGCGACTTCGATCCCATCTTTGCCGCCCATTAGAATATCTGAAATTACGATATCTACCGCGTAATCTCTCACAATCCTCATTGCGGATTCAAAATCCTCCGCAAGAAAGACGTGATATCCTTCTCTAGAGATCACTCGTTCCAGAGCGGTTCTGATTTCCGCTTCGTCGTCGATGATCAGGACGTTGGGATTTCTTTCCCTTGTCATATAATTTTAAAGAATAAGTTCATCATACCTTTCCTACAGGCACTCGGACAGTGACCTTGGTGCCTTGTCCCGGATTGGATTCCAAATGAATGGTCCCGCCGTGATCGGTGATGATCCGCTGAGAGATAGTCAATCCAAGTCCTGTTCCCTGTTTGGTTCTCCTGGTCGTATACAAAGGTAGAAAGGCCTTTTCTGCGACTTCGGCGTTCATTCCGGGACCGTTATCTTGAATGGTAAAACTCACCATCTCTCCGTTCAAATATAATTCTTTTCGTGCGGAAACTTGTATTAATGGAGTGGTCGGTTTATGTTCCATTTCCGAAATTGCGTTAACTGCATTTACTAGACAATTGATCAATACTTGTTCGATTTCCTGCCAAGCAACATGGATTTGAGGAAGTTCCGGATTAGTGACTCGTTTCAATTCGATTCCATTCTTTTTACAACTCACTTCGATGAGCTCGCAGGCTCTTAGAAGGATAAAATAAGGAGAGACCAATTCTTTTTTCCTAGGCGCTCTTCTTCCCAAGTCCAAAAGGCCTTTGATTAGATCTCTGATCCTTAAAGCGGCTCCTTCAATTCTTTTGTAGACTTTTTTTCTTTCAATCGGGTCCGGATCTTCATGTTCTAAAAGATCTTCTAAATATAATAAACTGGATTGGAGCGGGTTGTTGACCTCGTGAGCGATACCTGCCGCTATCTCTCCGATCGAGGCGAATTTTGCGGTCTCATACAATTGTCTGTCCAATATCTTTGTTTGGGTCACATCCGAGAATATTAACATTGCAGCGACAGGGAGATCTTGGTATTTTTTGAGAGGAAGAAACTTTATAGAAAAGTAATTTTCTTCTTCTCCCAACAATACCATCGAGAAATCGAAGTAGGCCGCTCTTTGTGTGCGGATACATTCTTCCAATTTGACCAAAATACCTTTTTGAGCTTCTTCAGGGAAGAGGGAAGGGAAATCGTCCTCCACATCCACATTCAAGAATTGGAATAGATAAAATTTCAGAATGGGAGCTACTTCCAGTACTTTCCCCTGCGGATCTAATATTACGATCCCGTTATTCATTGAGGCGAATAAATTCCGAAGTTTCATTTCGGAGGCGCGGATCAACTCTTCATTCTTCTTTTGTTCGGAAATATCTAAAAGAAGTAAGATTGTCCCGATCCTGTTCCCATAATCGTCTTTTAACGAGGAAGAAGCTAATAAGAACGGGACTTCATGCCTGCCGCGTATCGTGATCCTGGTTTCCGCCCTGGAACCCAAAAGGATCATATCCATAGCTTCCGGTTCTAATTTTAAAAGTTCCCTGACCTGGACTCCAATGATCTCTTCTTTAGAAATCCCTAATAGAGTGCTGATATTATTGTTCACATAAGTGATAAATCCTTCGTCGTCCGTTGATAAAAGAGGGACTTCCAGTGAATTTAAGAGTGCGCCTTGGAATTGTAGGATTTTTGCGGTTTCCCTTCTTTGTTTTTCGATCCTTAAATATTGAAGAGAAGAAAGAAGATCCTCCACTATCTCGAAATACAGATAATTCTCACCGGAATCGAATGCCATGTTCTCTCTAGAAATGATCTGGATCCCGCCTATAATTTTACCTTCCTCTCGAATGATCAGGCTTAAAGACCGTTTGAAATCTTTTGCGACTAACGCTTCTTCCCATTCCGGATATACATTGGAACCGAATTCATGAATATGGAATTGTTCCTTTCCTTCTATAAGAGTTTCGAAAGGAGATTTGGATTTTTTTTCTTCCCAAGCGGATTCTAAATTTTTTCTCCACTTAGAATCTAGATCGGATTGGATCAGTATCTGATCGGTTCCGTCTTCTCTTCTATAAAAACCCCAGACCAAACTATAATGAGGATTTTCCTTAAGGGTATCGCAGATCTTTTGGAAGAGTGTGCTCTCCGAACTCAAACGGAGAGATCTTAAATTCAATTTTAAAAGTCGGAGAGACCTCAGAATACTTTGTAGATAATATAATCTGAGTTCTATCTCTCTGATCTCCGATCTTTGGTAGATATGAAAAATTAAAGGTGAGTTTGGAGTTTCGGAGAATGCGTTGATCGTAAAGTCGGCGAGAAGAAGTGATCCGTTCCTTTTCCTCAAATTCCAGAGGAGAGAGATGCCTAATTCTTCCGCTCCGTTCCCGTAACTCCCGATGCTGTCCGGTCGAGCGAGTAGGTCGCTGAGGCTAAGTGTATTTAATTCATCCGGATCGTATCCTAAGATGGAGCATGCCTTAGGATTTGAACCGAGTATACTATAACTCCCGGGTTCTAAGATTAGAATTCCTTCCTGGGCGGGAAAGAAGGCCTTTTCTAATAATAGAACTAATTCCCGGTTCTTCATGAATTGTACATAATATCGGAATTCCAGATCGCAAAATTGATTTGGATTCCTTGCTAGATTCGACTAGAGAGGGAATCATTGACCCAATCTATGGATTTTGTATACGAACTTTTTCTTCGAAATTATACCAGACAAAAAATTAAGTTTATGGAGAAGGAACTGGGCTTTCAGCGCCTTCATGTAGACCTCGGCGGGCACAAAATTTTCTTCTTAAAGAGACCTTCTGCCCAAGGTTCCGACAAAACTCTTTTTTTCATACACGGACTACTGGATTCTGCCACAGGATTCAGGAGACTGGCTCCTTTTTTACGAAATGACTTCAATCTTTTGGTTCCGGATATGCCGGGTTTTGGATTAAGTCCTCTTCCTAAAGTGAAATATTTGTACCAAGTTGACGTATTTGCTGATCTTCTTTACAATTCGATCCGCAAACTCGTGTTAAACGATCTGGTCTTGGCGGGACATTCTATGGGATCTTTGATCGCGATGATGATCGCAATTCGAGATTCTGAAAAAGAAAAAAGGGTTCGGAGACTTGTGTTGCTCTCTCCCGGCGGAATTCCGCATCCACAAAGAGACGAAATGAGGAAATTACTCTTTCCATCTAAAACGGAAGAGATCGAAAGGCTTCTTACCGCTTTGTATCAGGAGAATATTCCGGAATTAGGCTGTATCGCCAAAAGGGCTCTGCTAAGTCAGTGGAATAATTTAGCCCACAAATTCTTAACGGAAAACACTCTGGACAGAGAAAAAGAAATTTTTCTAGGTAAAAAACTCTCCGTAGTTTCCCAAAAAGCTCTGATCATTTCCGGGACGGAAGATCCGATCACAGATCCTCCTATGGTGAAAAAATTACATTCTTATTTAAAGGGAAGCAAACTGGTCTGGATCCCGAATGCGAAACACGCTCTCCATATGGAAAGACCGAAAGAAGTCGCCGAGAAGATCAATTCCTGGCTTTGAGGATCAATGTTAACTGATCTTTATTCCTCGAATGGGGGAGAAGAAGAGACGTTATCAAATATTGGATACGATTGGAAATAAATTATTAATTATAAAAATATAATACTCTTTATTTCTACTTCTCTCTTCGTAAAGCCTATCTATAAAATGAAAAAGACAGACACATGAATTGCAAAAAATCCATGAAAAAATTTCGAATAATATTATTTCAAAAAAATCGGATCAACTCTTGATCCAGATCATATTATATAAAATTAAAAAATTTTTCCGCACCTTCGTCCGAGTTTTTTGAAAAACGAATATAGAAATTAGAATCAAAAAACCGTAATACAAGGGGCCGGTTGGCGGATAAAAAAATGGAAAAAGTAAAGATCGCTATAGTTGAAGATAATTCCGAGTTTGCTCAGACTTGTGCAAACACTCTCTCCGTGATGGAAGAAGTAGATCAGGTAGAAGTTTTTTCTTCTACCGAAGACTTATCGCAAAATCATCGGGATAAATTCGATCTTGTATTTATGGATATAGTCCTGCCTGGAAAATCAGGGATAGACTATATAAAAGAAAGGTCCGATTTTGATAACGATCCTAAATATATTATGCTTTCTACGTTAGATACCGATGATGCTTTGATACAGGCTATGAAGGCAGGCGCAGTCGGATTCGTTCTTAAAAAGGATCTAAAAGATATAAAAGAAGTAGCGAGAATGGTGATGAGAGAAGGCGGAATACTTTCTCCGGGTGCTGCGGCAAAAGTGATTTCATTTTTTAGAAAACCTCCGACCAAAGAGACACATTCTTTAACTCCAAGAGAAAGAGAAATTTTGGATCATATAATCAACGGTTATAGAACTAAAGAAATCGCACGTAACTTTGGAACTAAAGAAGGTACTGTTCGGATCCAGATCAAAAGTATTTTCAAAAAATTACAGGTAAACTCGAGGGTAGATCTGGTCCGTAAGTATTCTCGCTTCTAAAAATATCACTAACCCAAAGTGTCTAATTTTACTGTGACAGTACTCATTAGTTTTTGCGACACCGAATGATTAGTTTTATAGTAGTTTTGAATAAAAACTTAGTTAATTAAAAATTCTCAGGAAACTTGCTTTCATCGAATTGTTACTAGTGTATGGTATACGGCATGATGGAGATCCGAGAAACGGAATGGTCCGAAGCTCTGGCTCGTCTCGCTGTAGTAGTATCCACTTACAAACATGTTGGAAGTACTACGGATCAGGTCTTTCTGGCTTGCGAGTCATTATGGGCTGATTGGGACGACTTCGAGCCTACGGGGCCTGATTGGTTACAGGGTTTCGAGGAATCCATGGACGAGGGAGAAATGCAATATGCTGCAAACTCCTTTTCTCAAGTAAGATCCTTATTGAGAGAAAAATTAGACCAGGTCAATCACACATTCGAGAATGGCGAAGATTCTGCAATCGGCGGTTTGATATTAGAATTGTCCGACGGGATATATTCTTTATTAAACGGACCGGAAGAACCGGATAAAACCGTTGAATCCATACTTATAGAGGCGGAAAAACTTTTAGAAATACTTCTAGAATCAAACGATCTTAAATTTCCCGAAGACGAGAATTTAGCTTCCATCGATTTGGAGCTGGTTTCCGACTTGGGAGAAAGAGAAATTTTAAGAGAGTTGATCTCCGCTTTCGAATCCGCAGTAGAATCCAAACAGAACGGAAAGGCGTTATATCTATTGATGTCCAGGATCTTTATAGTTCACTGGAGTTTTTACAGATTAAGAGTAGCTTAATTAGGAATTCTTAATTTTATTTATGAGTTCTTTTAGTTTCCGCTGCGAGCCTTACCTCTTCCCGTAAATTTTCCGCTTCTTGCTGGGAAATTCCTATTTGATCCAACATGAATGTCTCGAATTTTTTTCTCCAAATTTCGAGATCTCCTTCACCCTTTAGTTTTGGAACGTAAAACGGTTCCGATATAAAAAATTCAGCCTTTGAGAACAGTTTTGGAACAGGAGTCCGGTCCCAACTTTGTACGATCTTATAATGGTCATACTTAGCGTAATAGGATAATATGGGAAACCCCGTCAAGGATGCCAATTGGATGATCCCCGGTTTGAGAGTATAAACTGGGCCGGTGGGGCCGTCGGGGGTGATCAGACTGATACTTCCTTTTTTAGCGTCTTGGACCAATGCTTTAAGCGCGGAAGCTCCTCCTCTTTTACTGGAACCTCTTTTTGGTCTCATTCCGAAATGAGCGATCACTCTAGTTACTAATTCTCCGTCTTTTGATTGAGAGGCCATTGGGATAACTTCTAAGCCGTAACGTTTTACGTAAAATTTATATGTAAAATCTATAATGAACGGGATTTGATTATGCCAAAGCGCAAGAACGAAACCTTTTTTTTGGAGAAGTAGCTCTTCCGATTTTTTTGGGACATGTATGCCTGTCCAGCGAACGGTCATATAAATAATTTTTAATATGGTGGTGGCAAGGAATGAAAAAATCGCGATCTTCATGCTCTGTTTCTCCCTTGGAAAAAAGGTAGCAGGAAGAGCCAAACGGATGACAGAGTGAGCCCGACACTATCTTTGAAAACTTCGGAATCCAGATCCGGTTTAGGATTGTCTAAAAAATTATAAAACCCCCAAACAAAATATCCTATACCGATCGATTTTCCTAAACCGGCGATTAAGATCCTTCTTCCTTGATCATGAAAATAGGAGTACCATTCAGTAGAATATAAAAGGCTCACGGTTAGATAAGTCGGGATCCAAACTTCGGGCTCCGACTTTATATAACTAAGACCCGCAAATACGATCCAGGTAATTACGGTTAGAAACCTAAAAAAACCGGATAGTTTTCTTTTCATGACCTTAGGGGAGAATTTTCCCCGGATTCAAAAGATTTTTAGGATCTAAAGCTTTTTTGATCATTTTCATCACTTCTATCTCGGCGGAAGAACGAGAAAAATGTAAAAAGTCTTTTTTCAAAAGACCGATCCCATGTTCCGCGCTAATCGATCCATGATGTTTTTGTAATAGTTCAAACATAGAAGGGTCTACTTTTTTGCATTGGGAGAAAAACTCCGCGTCCGAAAGATCCTTCGGTTTTACTATATTCAAGTGAAGATTTCCATCTCCGATATGACCGAAAAGTGCAATCTCAAAACCTGGATATTTGGAGGAAAGTAAAGCCTGCATATCTTCCAAGAAAGGATTCATATTTCGCAAAGGGAGAGATATATCGTTCTTATGAACCGTATAGTCTATGGAAATGGATTCGCTGATACCTTCTCTGTATTTCCAAAAGGTCTCTGCTTGTCTGGAGTTCTGGGCAAGGCTTCCGTCGGAAACATAACCTTTTTCCATAATGGTCTCTAAAAATGAGAATAATTTATCATCGTCGGATTCTTCGGTGATCTCGAATTCCATTAAAACATAATATGGACTTGCTTCGGGAAAAGGATCCGGAACATCTAAATGGTCCATCACCTTATCTAAACAATATTTGGTCAAAAACTCAAATGCCAGAATGGGCAGAGACATATTATGAGTTTCTTTAAATAATTCTAATATGGAAGGAAAATCAGGAACTGCAGTGAAAAGTATCCGATTGTCCGCCGGTTTTTTAGTAAGCTTTAAGGTGCATTCGGTGATGATCCCCAATGTTCCTTCGGAGCCTATGAATAGATGTTTGAGATCGTAGCCGGTATTGTTCTTTAGGATCTCTCCGTTAAACTCGAGGATTTCTCCCGTTCCGGTTACTACTTTTAGTCCTAAGACCCATTGGCGGATCAATCCGTAATGAACTACTCGGACTCCGCCTGCGTTAGTCGCAATATTTCCGCCTATATGAGAAGAGCCTGTGGCGGCAAAATCTACAGGAAAATAAAATCCTCTCTCTTCCGCTTCTTTGTGCAGGTTTTTTGTGATCATCCCTGCTTGTACGGTTAAGGAGCCGAAGAACGGATCGAAATCCAAAACTTGATCCATTTTAGTAAGAGAGATCACTATTTCTCCGGATTTAGCTACTGCTCCGCCTGCGTAACCGGTCCTTCCTCCGGATGGAACGATCTTAATATCGTTCTCGAATGCGAACTTTACAATTTCCGAAACTTCTTGCGTGTTTTTAGGAAATGTTAGAATTTCGTAATCCGGAACATATACTTTTGTCCTGTCCATTCCGAAAGAAAGGAATGTGGTTTGATCCATTCGGGTTTCATCCCTGAAAAAAACCCTTTCTTCTCCCAATAGGGACTTGAGTTTATTTTTATTTTCCTGGCTAATACTCATATTTATTCCGTGAAGTTCATTCTTTCGATCTGGCTATCGACAGGTTTTTCGCCTTCTACTCGTTCTCTTTTGCGATAGATCCCATCGGAGGAAAGAAGTCTGGCCTTTACATTGTCCCTGATCTGAACGTCTAAGATCTTTTTGATCCTGTCTTTGTTCTTAGGTTCGAGTATTGGAAATAAGACCTCGATCCTTCTTTCAAAGTTTCTAGGCATACAATCTGCGGAAGCGAGGAAGATACTTTCTTCTCCGCCTGAAAGGAAATAATAGATACGCGTATGTTCTAAAAATCTTCCTACTATGGAGATCACTGTGATATTTTCGGAGATCCCAGGAAGCCCGGGTTTTAGGCAACAGATCCCACGGATAATCAGTTCTATGATCACTCCTGCCCGGCTAGCATTATACATTGCTAATATGATATGGGGATCCACTAAACTGTTCATCTTGAAAATGATACGCGCAGGTTTTCCTGCTTTCGCATTTTCGGTCTCCTTTTCGATCAGATTCAGGAATACCGTTTTTAAGTTATGCGGAGAAGCTGCCAGCTTGTTCAAGAAAGGCATCTTTGCGTAACTAGTTATCGTATTGAATATGGTGGAAACGTCTTCCGTGATATCTTTGTTCACGGTAAAAAAACTGAGGTCCGTATAATATTTACTGGTTGTAGAGTTGTAATTTCCGGTTCCAAGATGCACATAACGGACTAGATGTTCTTCTTCTCTTCTTACGATAAGGAGCATTTTGCTGTGGATCTTGAGTCCTACCACTCCATATACTACGTGGACTCCTCTTTCTTCCAGTTTTTGGGCCCATTTGATATTTCGTTCTTCGTCGAATCTTGCCTTTAACTCTACGAGTACTGTGACCTGTTTTCCGTTTTCTGCGGCCTGCCCTAAATACTGGATAATAGGAGAGTCTCCGCTTGTGCGATACAGGGTCATCTTTATTCCCAAAACTTTCGGATCTTCGCTAGAAATCCTGAGTAGATCTTCGATAGCTCCGAAAGATTGGTATGGGTGATGCAGCAATCTATCTTTCTTTTTGATTGCATCAAAAATTTTCTCGGGAGATTCGAACTTTAAAGTGGTCTTCTGTTGGAAAAAAGGATACTTGAACTTGGAAGTATGTTCCAATCCGTAGAAATACATTGTATCACTAATATTTAATATAGAAGACACATCAAATATTTCATGGTCCTGCAGTTCCATGAGTTCTTTTAGAGTGTTTCGCACGAAGGAAGAAGTTCCTTCGTAAATATCCATTCGTACCGCATCTCCCCAAATACGGTTTCGAATCTCTTTTTTCATAGTGATAAGTAAGTCTTTTACGGAGGCTTCTTCGTCGATCGAGATATCGGCGTCCCTTAGAATACGGAAAGGATAAACTTCTTTAACCGTCATTCCGTAAAACAGGTCATCCACATGTAGCTTTATGATCTCTTCTAAAGGAAAAAATCTTCTGATCTTACCTTCCCCCTTAAGTTGTAAAAACCGGGGTAAGACGGAAGGTACTTGAACTACCGCGAACAGATCTTTTTTAAGTCCTGTTTTTTCGTCGTCCGTCGAGAGGACGATCGCTAAGTTTAAGGATTTATTAAGTATGTGAGGGAACGGGTGCGAAGGATCTATCGAAAGAGGCGTTAGGATAGGAGATACGTCTTCTTTATAATAATGTTTGATATCTTCTATTTCGTTTTTATTTAATTCGTCCGGATTTAAAATAAGATGTATACCATTCTCTTTCATCTGCTCCAGAGTATGGGTCAGGGTTTCGTATTGAACGTTTACGAAACTTCTCACTTTTTTGGATAACTCGGTCAGGATCTCGGAAGCTCTTTGGCCGTTCAGGC encodes:
- a CDS encoding FAD-binding oxidoreductase; translation: MSISQENKNKLKSLLGEERVFFRDETRMDQTTFLSFGMDRTKVYVPDYEILTFPKNTQEVSEIVKFAFENDIKIVPSGGRTGYAGGAVAKSGEIVISLTKMDQVLDFDPFFGSLTVQAGMITKNLHKEAEERGFYFPVDFAATGSSHIGGNIATNAGGVRVVHYGLIRQWVLGLKVVTGTGEILEFNGEILKNNTGYDLKHLFIGSEGTLGIITECTLKLTKKPADNRILFTAVPDFPSILELFKETHNMSLPILAFEFLTKYCLDKVMDHLDVPDPFPEASPYYVLMEFEITEESDDDKLFSFLETIMEKGYVSDGSLAQNSRQAETFWKYREGISESISIDYTVHKNDISLPLRNMNPFLEDMQALLSSKYPGFEIALFGHIGDGNLHLNIVKPKDLSDAEFFSQCKKVDPSMFELLQKHHGSISAEHGIGLLKKDFLHFSRSSAEIEVMKMIKKALDPKNLLNPGKILP
- the ppk1 gene encoding polyphosphate kinase 1, whose product is MAQKIKSPETQTLGSGGNGNKGPIHIGNSDIFFDRELSWVDFNKRVLEEANDPENPLLERLKFLCITESNLDEFYMVRVAGLRNLLAEGNDEKSLNGQRASEILTELSKKVRSFVNVQYETLTHTLEQMKENGIHLILNPDELNKNEIEDIKHYYKEDVSPILTPLSIDPSHPFPHILNKSLNLAIVLSTDDEKTGLKKDLFAVVQVPSVLPRFLQLKGEGKIRRFFPLEEIIKLHVDDLFYGMTVKEVYPFRILRDADISIDEEASVKDLLITMKKEIRNRIWGDAVRMDIYEGTSSFVRNTLKELMELQDHEIFDVSSILNISDTMYFYGLEHTSKFKYPFFQQKTTLKFESPEKIFDAIKKKDRLLHHPYQSFGAIEDLLRISSEDPKVLGIKMTLYRTSGDSPIIQYLGQAAENGKQVTVLVELKARFDEERNIKWAQKLEERGVHVVYGVVGLKIHSKMLLIVRREEEHLVRYVHLGTGNYNSTTSKYYTDLSFFTVNKDITEDVSTIFNTITSYAKMPFLNKLAASPHNLKTVFLNLIEKETENAKAGKPARIIFKMNSLVDPHIILAMYNASRAGVIIELIIRGICCLKPGLPGISENITVISIVGRFLEHTRIYYFLSGGEESIFLASADCMPRNFERRIEVLFPILEPKNKDRIKKILDVQIRDNVKARLLSSDGIYRKRERVEGEKPVDSQIERMNFTE